The DNA segment TTCGGTGCCACCGTCAACGCGCTACTGCTGTTCCTGGGCCTGCGCAAGCGCGGCTTTTACTCGCCGGCCAAGGGCTGGTGGCTGTTCCTGGCCCAGTTGCTGACCGCCGTAACGCTGCTGGCGGGCATGCTGTTGTGGTTCGCCCGCAACTTCGACTGGGTCGCCCTGGGTGCCACGCCATTGTTGCGTATCGCCCTGCTGGCCTCGTGCCTGGTACTTGCGGCAGTCGTCTACTTCGGTACACTGTGGCTCATGGGGCTGAGATACTCCGCGTTCAAGCGGAGAGCCGGCTAACAAGCCCCCGCCTGCCAAACCTGCCCTTTTCGCCAGTGCCAGACGGCATCGGCCAGGGGTCGCGGCAGCGCGCGGTGCAGGGTCAAGGCTACTGAGGTTGTGTCAGAATGAGACGAAGCGGTTCTGCCCAGGCGCGCGACCGCGGACGGTACCAACACCCTACCGTTCGGGAACGCACGCCACGCCGCCAGCATTCATCTGGAACAGCCGCCAGGCCGCATTCAGGAACGCCGCAATGACAACCACGAAAGTCCTGGAATACTTTGCCAGTCTCGTGGCAGACGAGAACGGTATCCCGCTGACAGAGACCGTGCTCTCGATCGCCCAGGATGCCTATCCGGACCTGGACCTGCAGGCCGAGCTCGCAGCGCTCGACATGCTCGCGGTACGCCTGAAACGCCGCGTCGCCGAAGGTACGCCGGCCATTCAGCGCATGCGTCTGCTCAATCATTTCTTCTACCGCGACCTGGGCTTCGGCGCCAACGCGAACGATTACTACGACCCCGACAACTCATACCTGAACGTCGTGCTCAAGCAGCGGCGCGGCATCCCGATTTCGCTGGCGGTACTCTATATGGAACTGGGCCAGCACATTGGGCTGCCGCTCAAGGGCGTGTCCTTCCCCAACCATTTCCTGGTGCGGATGTCGATTCCGGCCGGCGAGGTGGTGGTGGACCCGCTCACCGGCGAGACCTTGTCAAAGGAACAGTTGCAGGACATGCTCGATCCGCACCTGGAGCGCGAGGGCATCGCGGATCCCAACGAGGTGCCGCTGGGCCTGTTCCTGCAGGTGGCCAGCCACCGCGAGATCGTGGCGCGCATGCTGCGCAATCTCAAGTCGATTTATCTGCAGGAGTCGCGCTGGCAGCGATTGCTGGCGGTGCAGAACCGCCTGGTGATCCTGCTGCCCGGCTCGATCGAGGAGGTGCGCGACCGCGGGCTGGCGTATGCCAACCTGGAGTGCTTCCGCCCGGCGCTGGCCGACCTGGAAGCCTATGTGATGGCGCGCCCGGATGCGGCCGACACCACGCAGATCCGCGACCGCATGCCGGCGCTGCGCATGATGAGCCGCAGCGTAAGCTGAAAGTGAGCTGAAACTCAGGCGGGGCAGGCCAATGCCTGCCCACGCTGACTCAGGAAGGACGGCGCTTGCCGCCCCGCACGAGCTTCCACAGGCCACCCAGCACCAGCGGCACCACGGCCGCGCCGATGCCCGCCAGCACGATCAGGTTCAGGTACTGCTTGATGAACGGCAGGTTGCCGAAGAAGTAGCCGGCAAACACCAGGCCCAGCACCCAGGCCGCCGCGCCAATCACGTTGAACAGCTGGAACTTGGCGAAAGTCATCTGCGACACGCCGGCCACGAACGGCGCGAAGGTACGCACGATCGGCAGGAAACGGGCCATCACCAGCATCTTGCCGCCATGGCGCTCGTAGAAATCGTGCGTCTTGCGCAGCGCCTGCTGGTCCAGGAAGCGCCAATGGCCATCGAACACTTTCGGCCCGACCCAGCTGCCGACAAAGTAGTTGACCGTATTGCCACCGGTCGCCGCCACCAGCAGCAGGCCGACCAGCGCCCATTCATTCATGGCGTGCGTGGCGCAGAAGGCGCCGGCGATAAACAACAGGGAATCGCCCGGGAGAAAAGGCAGCACCACAAGCCCGGTCTCAGCGAACACGATGGCAAAGAGGATGGCGTAGACCCACGCACCGTAGTTCTGGATGACGGTGCCAAGGTATTTGTCGACGTGCAGCAGCATGTCGATGAACTGCAATGCAATATCCAATTCGATCCCCGTTCGATAATTTGCCGACATCATACAAGACCGGACAGGCGCCAAAGTCACCTTGCCCAGCCACTTTTCATCCATCGCGCGCCCATGGGCCAGGCGGCGCACCCACGTATAATTCCGCCCATGCCCGCCCAAGCCCCGCACCCCGCCCAGCCGCTCCGTCCCATCCGCCCCCTGCCCGACCAGCTGATCAGCCAGATCGCGGCCGGCGAGGTGGTGGAGCGCCCCGCCTCCGTGGTCAAGGAACTGCTAGAGAACGCGCTGGACGCCGGCGCCACCCAGCTCAACCTGCGCCTGGAGGAAGGTGGCGTGCGCCGCATCGTGATTGCCGACAACGGCTGCGGCATTCCCGCCGATGAACTGCCGGTCGCGCTCAAGCGCCACGCCACCAGCAAGATCGCCTCGCTGGACGAGCTTGAAGCGGTGCTGACGCTCGGCTTTCGCGGCGAAGCACTGGCCTCGATCGCCTCGGTATCCGAGCTGACCCTGACCAGCCGCACCGCCAGCGATACCCACGCGATGCAGGTGATCGCCGACACCGGCGTGGTACAGCCGGCATCCGGCGGCGTGGGCACCACCGTCGACGTGCAGCACCTTTACTTCAACACGCCAGCGCGCAGAAAGTTCCTGAAATCCGAACAAACCGAGTTTGGCCACTGCCTGGAGATGGTGCGGCGCGCGGCGCTGGCGCGCCCGGACGTGGCCATCTCGGTCCATCACAATGGCAAGCCGATGGAGCACTGGAACGCCGGCGACGTCGCCACGCGCACCGCCCAGGTGCTGGGCACCGACTTCGCCAACGCCCGGCTGCCGCTGGATGAAGAGGCCGGCAGCTTGCACCTGTATGGCTTTGCCGGGCTGCCCACCGCCTCGCGCGGGCGCCCGGACCAGCAGTTCTTCTTCGTCAACGGCCGCTATGTGCGTGACAAGCTGCTGACCCATGCCGTGCGCAGCGCTTACCAGGACGTGCTGCACGGGGACCGCTTCCCCTCCTACGTGCTGTGCATGGACCTGCCGCCCGAGATGGTGGACGTGAACGTGCACCCATCCAAGATCGAAGTGCGTTTCCGCGAATCGCGCTCGGTGCACCAGTTTGTCTACCACGCCGTGCAGCGTTGCCTGGCGCGGCAGGCCGGCGAGCAGGGCGACAGCCTGCATACGTCGGTCGACTCGAACAATCCGGCGGCGGCCGAGCCGATTGGCGGCGCCGGCGGATTCCCGGGTGCGCGAAGCTTTGGCGGCGGCTCCGGTGGTTCCGGTGGCTTCGCCGGATCCGGCAGAAGCGGCGGCATGGGTGGCGGCATGGGCGGCGGCGCCAGCCCGCGCCCATGGGTCGACTACACTGCCGCCGCACGGCAGACCGAGCTCGGCGTGGCCCAGCCCCGGCAGGCCTACCTCGGCATGGTGCGCGACGCGATCCAGCCGGGCGGCGGGTTTTCACGCGGCCCCTCCGCCTATGTCCCGCCGGACGGCCCGGGCACCACGCCCCCGGCCTGGCTGGCCGATGCGCAAGCCGCGCGCGAGAACGACCCGCCCGGCCTGCTGGACCAGTTGGCCCGCCAGGAACTTCCCGAAGACGAGGCCAGCCCGCTGGGCTATGCCATTGCGCAGCTGCACGGCATCTATGTGCTGGCGCAGAACGCGCGCGGCCTGGTGCTGGTGGATATGCACGCCGCCCACGAGCGCATCCTCTACGAGCAGATCAAGACCGCGCTCGAAGCGCGCGAGCTCGCGGTGCAATCGCTGCTGATCCCGGTCACGCTCACAGCCAGCCCGGTGGAAATCGGCACGGCCGAGGAGCACCAGGAAACCCTCACCCTGCTCGGCTTCGACATCGCGCAGGTCTCGCCCACCACCCTGGCAATCCGCGCGATTCCCGCGCTGCTCAAGCAGGCCGACACCGAAGCCCTGGCGCGCGACGTGCTGCGCGACCTGCAAGCCTTCGGCGGCTCGCGCGTGCTGGTTGAGCGCCAGAACGAACTGCTGGCCACGCTGGCTTGCCACAGCGCGGTGCGCGCCAACCGCAAGCTCACGCTGGAAGAAATGAACGCGCTGCTGCGCCAGATGGAGCAGACCGAGCGCGCCGACCAGTGCAACCACGGCCGGCCCACCTGGGTGCAGCTGACCGTGGCGGAACTCGATCGCCTGTTCCTGCGCGGGCAGTAAGCCGCGTGCCCAACGACTTGATGACAACAGCCTCACCCAGCGGCACCGCCGCGCCCGCATCAGGCCACGCGCCGGTGGTCTGCCTGCTCGGCCCCACCGCCTCCGGCAAGACCGCCGCGGCACTGGCGCTGGCCGCGCAAACGCCGATCGAGATCATCAGCCTGGACTCGGCCCTGGTCTATCGCGAGATGGACATCGGCACCGCCAAACCCTCGCCCACCGAGCTGACCGCGGTGCCACACCACCTGATCGACATCATCGACCCGGCCGATAGCTACTCGGCTGCCCAGTTCGTCACCGACGCCGAGCGGCTGATCGTGGAGATCCGCGCGCGCGGTCGCGAACCGCTGATCGTCGGCGGCACCATGCTGTACTACAAGGCGCTGACGCAGGGCCTGAACGACCTCCCGCAAGCCGATCCGGCGCTGCGTGCCGAACTGGACGCGCTGGCCGCCGAGCGCGGCTGGCCGGCGCTGCACGCCATGCTGGGCGAGGTCGATCCGGTCACCGCGGCGCGCCTCGCGCCCAACGATGCCCAGCGCATCCAGCGCGCACTGGAGATCCACCGCCTGTCCGGCCATCCCATGTCGGCGCTGCTGGCGCGGCAGGCCGACGAGCGCACTTTTGCCGGCGCGGCCGACCTGCGCTACCGCGTGATCGCGCTGGAGCCGTCGGACCGCGCCGTGCTGCACGCGCGCATCGCCACCCGCTACGACGCCATGCTGGCTGGCGGCTTTATCGAGGAAGTGCAACGGCTGCGCGCGCGCGGCGACCTGCAGCCCGCGCTGCCCTCGATCCGCTGCGTCGGCTACCGGCAGGTGTGGGAATACCTCGACGGCGAGACCGATTTCGACACCATGCGCGAGCGCGGCCTGGCCGCCACCCGCCAGCTCTGCAAGCGCCAGCTGACCTGGCTGCGCAGCACGCCCGAGCGTGAGGTTGTGGACTGCCTGGCGCCGGACTACGTCGCGCAGGTGGCGCGGCTGGCGCGGATCGGGCAAGCGTAGCGTCAATGGGGAATGGGGAATGCGGGACAGGTGTGACGAATAAGCGATAATCGTCGTTTGTATCTTGCCGATGACGTCAAATCCCGCCATGCCTGCCACCGATTTCGTACTGCGCCCCGCCACTTCCGACGATTGCGAAACCTTGCTCGCGCTGATCACGGGACTGGCCGAATACGAGAAACTCACCCACCTGGTCGAAGCCACGCCGGAAAAACTGCGCGAGGCGCTGTTTGGCCCGCGCCCGCATGCCGAGGCTGTGCTGGTGGAAGTCCCCGGCACCCAGGGCCCGCAGGCCGTCGGGTTCGCCTTGTTCTTCCACAATTTCTCGACCTTCCTGGCCAAGCCCGGGCTGTATCTGGAAGATCTCTATGTCGACCCCGCCTGGCGCGGCCATGGGCTGGGCAAGGTCCTGCTCAAGCATCTTGCGGCGCTGGCGGTGGAGCGCGGCTGCGGCCGCTTCGAATGGAGCGTGCTGGACTGGAACACGCCTTCCATTGATTTCTACCGGGCAATGGGTGCGGACGTGATGCCGGACTGGCGCATTTGCCGGGTGACCGGGGACGCGCTGGCGAAGCTGGGCGCGACGGAGTAACTGGGCAGATCATCGCCATTGCAAACGGTCATGGCCTGTCCCGCAGGCTTCGTTCAGCGCCCGGCGGGCATAAAAAAAACGGCGCATGCCTGAGCATGCGCCGTTTTTTTATTGGAGCGGGACCGCTCAGGCCACGATGGTCTGTGCCTGGCCTTCTTCACGCTCGCGGATCTCGCCGATCTGCCACACGGCTTCGCCAGCGGCTTGCAGATGGCGAATGGCGCGGTCGGCGTCTTCCTTGGCGACGATCACCACCATGCCGATGCCGCAGTTGAACACGCGGTGCATTTCGTCGTCAGCGACGTTGCCCTGGGTTTGCAGCCACTGGAACAGCGGCGGAAGGGCCCAGGCGTCGCGCTGCAGCACGGCGGTCACATTCTGCGCCAGCACGCGCGGCACGTTCTCTGTCAGGCCGCCGCCGGTGATGTGGGCCATGCCCTTGACCGGCAGCGTCTCGATCAGCGACAGCAGCGGCTTCACGTAGATGCGGGTGGGCGCCATGATGGCATCCTGCAGGCGTTGGCCGTGGAAGTCGCCGTTCAGGTCCGGCTTGGCCACTTCGATGATCTTGCGCACCAGCGAGTAGCCGTTGGAGTGCGCGCCCGACGAAGCCAAGCCCAGCACCACGTCGCCCGGCACGATGGTGGTGCCGTCGATGATGCGGCTCTTCTCCACGGCGCCAACCGCGAAGCCGGCCAGGTCGTACTCGCCATCGGGGTACATGCTGGGCATTTCGGCGGTTTCGCCACCGATCAGCGCGCAGCCGGACAGCTCACAGCCGTGGGCGATGCCTTTGATCACGGTCGCCGCGGTTTCCACGTCGAGCTTGCCGCAGGCGAAGTAGTCGAGGAAGAACAGCGGCTCGGCGCCCTGCACCAGGATGTCGTTGACGCTCATGGCAACCAGGTCCTGGCCCACGGTGTCGTGGCGGTTCAGCTGGAAGGCCAGCTTGAGCTTGGTGCCCACCCCGTCGGTGCCGGAGACCAGCACAGGTTCCTTGTATTTCTTGGACAGTTCGAACAGCGCGCCGAAGCCCCCGATGCCGGCCATCACGCCTTCGCGCATGGTGCGCTTGGCGAACGGCTTGATGCGGTCGACGAGCGCGTCGCCCGCGTCGATATCGACGCCGGCATCGCGGTAGGAGAGGCCTGCCTGGCCGGAAGTGGGGGATGCGCTCATGGGAACCTGCTTTTCCTGGAGTATGAAGTGAGGAATGCGGCGCTCACGACGGCGATTTGCGGCCGCGAGTCCAGTAGAATTGCAATTTTAACGGATACGGGCTTCCGGCTTCCAGTTTCCGGTGTTCCGTGTCATGAAGTATCGTCCGCAGCCATTCCCGATGAAGATGATTCCGGCAGCCACCGGCCGTTCTGCCCGCGCCCTACAGGCGGTCAGCGCATGCCAGCCGCGACGCGTTTACCTGACAGATGATCCGCACCCAAAGTAATCGATAAGTCATGTTTCAGCGTCCCAAGCAGCTATCGCTTGAACTTGGCAGTCCGCCGCCCTCGACCTTCGAGAATTTTTTCGTTGCGGTCAACCGCGAGCCGGTGCAGCGCCTGCGCGACCTGGCCACGGCGGTGGCGCAGGAACGGGCCGCCGACCGCCTGATTTACCTGTGGGGCGAAGTGGGCTCGGGCCGCACCCACCTGCTGCATGCGGTCTGCGACAGCGGCTACCAGGCCGGCATCCGTTGCCGCTACCTGAGCCCGCATCACGCCTTGTCGGACTTCATCTTCGACCCGAGCTGCCAACTCTACACCGTGGACGATGTGGAGCTGCTCGACGAAGCGCGCCAGATCGCCGTGTTCTCGCTCTACAACGAGGTGCGGGCTCACGTGCGCACCGCCATCGTGGTGGCCGGCAGCCAGGCGCCGCTGGCCATGCCGGTGCGCGAGGACCTGCGCACGCGGCTGGGCTGGGGCCTGGTCTATCAGTTGGCACCGCTGTCGGACGAGGACAAGATGGCGGCGCTGGTGCAGGCCGCGCGCGAGCGCGGGCTGCAGCTTTCGCCGGAAATCCCGCACTGGCTGGTCACGCGCAAGTACCGCGACATGCCCAGCCTGATGGCGCTGCTGGACGCGCTGGACACCTATTCGCTGGAGCGCAAGCGTGCCGTCACGCTGCCCCTGCTGCGGGAAATGTTTGCCGAGTTACGCGAGTGAACCAGGGCCTGCGCGCCAGTGCGCGTGACCCATGGCATGCACCGTGCTTGCCTTTGTTGGCATCCGGAGACGTTAAGAAAGCTCTCACAGTCACGTTAATGTAAAATCGCCGCCCATGAATCTGGCATTGTTCGACCTCGACCACACCTTGCTCCCGACCGACAGCGACCACGAATGGGGCCGCTTCCTGGTGCGCCTGGGCGTTGTCGACGAGGAATTCTACCGCCGCAGGAACGACGAGTTCTTCGGCCATTACAAGGCTGGCACCCTGGATATCCAGGCTTTCCTGCGTTTCGCGCTAGCGCCGCTGGCGGCCAATCCGCGCGACCGCCTGGAAGCGTTGCGCAGCCAGTTCATGCGTGAAGTGATCGATCCGGTCATCACGCCGCAGGCGCGCGCACTGGTCTACAAGCACCTCGACGCCGGCGACCTGTGCGCCGTGGTCACCGCCACCAATAGTTTCGTCACCGCCCCGATCACGGCGGCCTTCGGCATCAAGCACCTGATCGCCACCGAGCCGGCCACCGCCAACGGCAAGCCCGACGGCGCCTTCACCGGCGAAGTGGCTGGCATTCCCAGCTTCCGCGAGGGCAAGATAGCCCGGGTGGAAGCCTGGCTAAAGAGCATGGGCACCCAATGGGATGCCTTCGAAAACACCACCTTCTACAGTGATTCGGCCAACGACCTGCCGCTGCTGGAGAAGGTCAGCGAGCCGATCGCCGCCAACCCGGACGATCGCCTGCGTCACCACGCCGCCGCGTCAGGCTGGCGCATCATGGACCTGTTCTGACGTGATCAAAAAGCTAATCAACCGGCTGCTAGGCAAGCCGGGCACCCAGCAGCGCCCCGTCAAACGCCGCGGCCAGCGCGCCCATACGCCGAATATCGTTGCGCATGCCGAGCACCAGATCGACCAGTCGCTGATCTCGCGCAACGCCATCAAGGTCACCTCCACGCTGCAGCAGGCAGGCTACGAGGCGTTTATCGTCGGCGGCGCGGTACGCGACCTGTTGCTGGGCATCAAGCCCAAGGACTTCGACGTCGCCACCAACGCCACGCCTGACCAGGTGCAGGCGCTGTTCCGCCGCTCGCGCATCATCGGCCGGCGCTTCCAGATCGTGCACGTGACGTTCTATGGCGGGCGCGAGCAGGAAATCATTGAGGTCTCCACCTTCCGCGCGCTGGTCGACGCGGTCGCCAGCGAGACCTTGCCCGAAGGGCGCCGCCTCAAGCGCTCCGAGCTCGACAGCAAGACCCACGCGATCGATGCCTCTGGCCGCGTGCTGCGTGACAACGTGTGGGGCTCGCAGGCCGAAGACGCGGAACGCCGCGACTTCACCATCAACGCGATGTACTACGACCCCGCCCAGCAACTGGTGTACGACTACCACCAGGGCATGGAGGACATCCGCGCGCGCACGCTGCGCATGATCGGCGATCCGGTCACACGCTACCGCGAAGACCCTATCCGCATGCTGCGCGTGGTGCGCTTCGCCGCCAAGACCGGGTTCACGATCGACGAGGACACCCGCCAGCCGATCGCCGACCTGGCCTCGCTGATCCACAATGTGCCCAGCGCGCGCCTGTTCGACGAGATGCTCAAGCTGCTGATGTCGGGCCATGCCTGGGCGTCGCTGCAGGAGCTGCGCAAGGCCGGCCTGCACCGGGGCCTGCTGCCACTGCTGGATGTCGCGCTGGAGCAGCCGATGGGCCAGCGCTTCGTGCAACTAGCGCTGGACAACACGGACCAGCGCGTGCAGGTTGGCAAACCGGTCTCGCCGGGCTTCCTGTTTGCCGCGCTGCTATGGCACCACGTGCTGCAGCGCTGGACCACGCTGCGCGAGCAAGGCGAACATGCCATCGCCGCGCTCAATATCGCCATGGACGACGTGCTGGAGCGCCAGACCGGCCAGCTCGCCATCCAGCGCCGCTTTGTCACCGACATGCGGGACATCTGGGGCATGCAGCCGCGCTTCGAGAAGCGCGTGGGCCGCATGCCGTTCCGCCTGATCGAATCGCCGCGCTTTCGCGCCGGCTTCGATTTCCTCTACCTGCGCTGCGAATCCGGCGAGCAACCGGCCGAACTGGCGAAATGGTGGCAAGACTTCCAGGATGCCGATAGCCACGGCCGCGAGGACCTGATCGAGGCCGTGCGCCCGGTGCGCGGCGCCGGCAGGCAAGGCGGTGGCGGCAGCGGCGGCGCGGGCGATGCCGACGGCTTTGAGCCCGCCGGAGATGGCGACAGCGGCGATAGCGGCGGCCCGGCACGCAAGAAGCGCCGTCGGCGCAGTCCGCGGAAATCGGATAAAGTTTCTCCGCGGAGTGATATGGACGCGAGCCAGGAATCCGGCTCCACTGCAGACCGGAAAACCGGCAAGGTACGCGTCCAGCCGGAGGAATCGTAATGACACTTGCCTTTATCGGCATCGGAGCCAACCTGGGTGACGCCCGGCAGGCTCTGAAAGATGCCATCGTGTGCCTGGCCCAGCAGGTCGGCATCACGGTGCTGGCGAGATCGTCGCTCTATCGCACGGCCCCGGTCGATGCGGCGGGCAACGACTATTACAACGCGGTGGTCAAGGTAGAGACCTCGTTTACTGCCGCCCAGCTATTGCGCATCTGTCACCACATCGAGGATCAGTTCGGCCGCGAGCGGCCTTTCCGCAACGCGCCACGCACCCTCGACCTGGACCTGCTGGTCTTTGGCGACGAAATCCACCAGGGCGAAAAGCTGGTGGTGCCGCATCCACGCCTGGCAGAGCGCGCCTTCACGCTGGTGCCGCTGCTTGAGCTGGATGCCGAACTGGTTATCCCCGGCCTTGGCCCTGCGGCGGATTACCTGGCCGCGGTCAGCGCGCAGCGCGTCGAGAAGGTCTCCTTTTGCAAGTGCACGCGGCAACTGGACGCGCGCAGCGATTCCTGAAGCCATGGCCGGCAGCGGCAAGCCGGTCCCGCTTTGTCCGCCCTGTACTATGTAGTTCCCCCTTAGCCGACCGGACCCGCCCATGCTCGAACACTTGCGCCGCATTGTGGTGGAAGGCCCCATCGGAGCCGGCAAGACCGCGCTCGCACAACGCCTGGCGCAAACCCTGCGCACCGGCGAATTGCTCGATGCGGCGCGTGAAAACCCCTTCCTTGAACGCTACTACCGCGAGCCCGCGCGATACGCGCTGCCGCTGCAGCTGTCGCTGATGAACCAGCGCGCGCAGCAGCTCATGGCCTGGCAGGCGGCACTGCTGGCGGGCCAGCGCATGGTGGGCGATTTCCTGCACAACAAAGACCGCCTCTACGCCGGGCTGACCCTGCCCGAGGACGAACTGGCGCTGTACGACGCCCTCGCCGCGCGCCTGCCGGCCCAAGGCCAGCGCGTAGACCTCGTCATCGTACTGCAGGCCTCACCCGCGCTGCT comes from the Cupriavidus basilensis genome and includes:
- a CDS encoding SirB1 family protein, coding for MTTTKVLEYFASLVADENGIPLTETVLSIAQDAYPDLDLQAELAALDMLAVRLKRRVAEGTPAIQRMRLLNHFFYRDLGFGANANDYYDPDNSYLNVVLKQRRGIPISLAVLYMELGQHIGLPLKGVSFPNHFLVRMSIPAGEVVVDPLTGETLSKEQLQDMLDPHLEREGIADPNEVPLGLFLQVASHREIVARMLRNLKSIYLQESRWQRLLAVQNRLVILLPGSIEEVRDRGLAYANLECFRPALADLEAYVMARPDAADTTQIRDRMPALRMMSRSVS
- a CDS encoding VTT domain-containing protein encodes the protein MLLHVDKYLGTVIQNYGAWVYAILFAIVFAETGLVVLPFLPGDSLLFIAGAFCATHAMNEWALVGLLLVAATGGNTVNYFVGSWVGPKVFDGHWRFLDQQALRKTHDFYERHGGKMLVMARFLPIVRTFAPFVAGVSQMTFAKFQLFNVIGAAAWVLGLVFAGYFFGNLPFIKQYLNLIVLAGIGAAVVPLVLGGLWKLVRGGKRRPS
- the mutL gene encoding DNA mismatch repair endonuclease MutL, with amino-acid sequence MPAQAPHPAQPLRPIRPLPDQLISQIAAGEVVERPASVVKELLENALDAGATQLNLRLEEGGVRRIVIADNGCGIPADELPVALKRHATSKIASLDELEAVLTLGFRGEALASIASVSELTLTSRTASDTHAMQVIADTGVVQPASGGVGTTVDVQHLYFNTPARRKFLKSEQTEFGHCLEMVRRAALARPDVAISVHHNGKPMEHWNAGDVATRTAQVLGTDFANARLPLDEEAGSLHLYGFAGLPTASRGRPDQQFFFVNGRYVRDKLLTHAVRSAYQDVLHGDRFPSYVLCMDLPPEMVDVNVHPSKIEVRFRESRSVHQFVYHAVQRCLARQAGEQGDSLHTSVDSNNPAAAEPIGGAGGFPGARSFGGGSGGSGGFAGSGRSGGMGGGMGGGASPRPWVDYTAAARQTELGVAQPRQAYLGMVRDAIQPGGGFSRGPSAYVPPDGPGTTPPAWLADAQAARENDPPGLLDQLARQELPEDEASPLGYAIAQLHGIYVLAQNARGLVLVDMHAAHERILYEQIKTALEARELAVQSLLIPVTLTASPVEIGTAEEHQETLTLLGFDIAQVSPTTLAIRAIPALLKQADTEALARDVLRDLQAFGGSRVLVERQNELLATLACHSAVRANRKLTLEEMNALLRQMEQTERADQCNHGRPTWVQLTVAELDRLFLRGQ
- the miaA gene encoding tRNA (adenosine(37)-N6)-dimethylallyltransferase MiaA, which translates into the protein MTTASPSGTAAPASGHAPVVCLLGPTASGKTAAALALAAQTPIEIISLDSALVYREMDIGTAKPSPTELTAVPHHLIDIIDPADSYSAAQFVTDAERLIVEIRARGREPLIVGGTMLYYKALTQGLNDLPQADPALRAELDALAAERGWPALHAMLGEVDPVTAARLAPNDAQRIQRALEIHRLSGHPMSALLARQADERTFAGAADLRYRVIALEPSDRAVLHARIATRYDAMLAGGFIEEVQRLRARGDLQPALPSIRCVGYRQVWEYLDGETDFDTMRERGLAATRQLCKRQLTWLRSTPEREVVDCLAPDYVAQVARLARIGQA
- a CDS encoding GNAT family N-acetyltransferase, producing MPATDFVLRPATSDDCETLLALITGLAEYEKLTHLVEATPEKLREALFGPRPHAEAVLVEVPGTQGPQAVGFALFFHNFSTFLAKPGLYLEDLYVDPAWRGHGLGKVLLKHLAALAVERGCGRFEWSVLDWNTPSIDFYRAMGADVMPDWRICRVTGDALAKLGATE
- the purM gene encoding phosphoribosylformylglycinamidine cyclo-ligase; this encodes MSASPTSGQAGLSYRDAGVDIDAGDALVDRIKPFAKRTMREGVMAGIGGFGALFELSKKYKEPVLVSGTDGVGTKLKLAFQLNRHDTVGQDLVAMSVNDILVQGAEPLFFLDYFACGKLDVETAATVIKGIAHGCELSGCALIGGETAEMPSMYPDGEYDLAGFAVGAVEKSRIIDGTTIVPGDVVLGLASSGAHSNGYSLVRKIIEVAKPDLNGDFHGQRLQDAIMAPTRIYVKPLLSLIETLPVKGMAHITGGGLTENVPRVLAQNVTAVLQRDAWALPPLFQWLQTQGNVADDEMHRVFNCGIGMVVIVAKEDADRAIRHLQAAGEAVWQIGEIREREEGQAQTIVA
- the hda gene encoding DnaA regulatory inactivator Hda, with translation MFQRPKQLSLELGSPPPSTFENFFVAVNREPVQRLRDLATAVAQERAADRLIYLWGEVGSGRTHLLHAVCDSGYQAGIRCRYLSPHHALSDFIFDPSCQLYTVDDVELLDEARQIAVFSLYNEVRAHVRTAIVVAGSQAPLAMPVREDLRTRLGWGLVYQLAPLSDEDKMAALVQAARERGLQLSPEIPHWLVTRKYRDMPSLMALLDALDTYSLERKRAVTLPLLREMFAELRE
- a CDS encoding HAD family hydrolase; the protein is MNLALFDLDHTLLPTDSDHEWGRFLVRLGVVDEEFYRRRNDEFFGHYKAGTLDIQAFLRFALAPLAANPRDRLEALRSQFMREVIDPVITPQARALVYKHLDAGDLCAVVTATNSFVTAPITAAFGIKHLIATEPATANGKPDGAFTGEVAGIPSFREGKIARVEAWLKSMGTQWDAFENTTFYSDSANDLPLLEKVSEPIAANPDDRLRHHAAASGWRIMDLF
- the pcnB gene encoding polynucleotide adenylyltransferase PcnB, which encodes MIKKLINRLLGKPGTQQRPVKRRGQRAHTPNIVAHAEHQIDQSLISRNAIKVTSTLQQAGYEAFIVGGAVRDLLLGIKPKDFDVATNATPDQVQALFRRSRIIGRRFQIVHVTFYGGREQEIIEVSTFRALVDAVASETLPEGRRLKRSELDSKTHAIDASGRVLRDNVWGSQAEDAERRDFTINAMYYDPAQQLVYDYHQGMEDIRARTLRMIGDPVTRYREDPIRMLRVVRFAAKTGFTIDEDTRQPIADLASLIHNVPSARLFDEMLKLLMSGHAWASLQELRKAGLHRGLLPLLDVALEQPMGQRFVQLALDNTDQRVQVGKPVSPGFLFAALLWHHVLQRWTTLREQGEHAIAALNIAMDDVLERQTGQLAIQRRFVTDMRDIWGMQPRFEKRVGRMPFRLIESPRFRAGFDFLYLRCESGEQPAELAKWWQDFQDADSHGREDLIEAVRPVRGAGRQGGGGSGGAGDADGFEPAGDGDSGDSGGPARKKRRRRSPRKSDKVSPRSDMDASQESGSTADRKTGKVRVQPEES
- the folK gene encoding 2-amino-4-hydroxy-6-hydroxymethyldihydropteridine diphosphokinase, whose amino-acid sequence is MTLAFIGIGANLGDARQALKDAIVCLAQQVGITVLARSSLYRTAPVDAAGNDYYNAVVKVETSFTAAQLLRICHHIEDQFGRERPFRNAPRTLDLDLLVFGDEIHQGEKLVVPHPRLAERAFTLVPLLELDAELVIPGLGPAADYLAAVSAQRVEKVSFCKCTRQLDARSDS
- a CDS encoding deoxynucleoside kinase, with amino-acid sequence MLEHLRRIVVEGPIGAGKTALAQRLAQTLRTGELLDAARENPFLERYYREPARYALPLQLSLMNQRAQQLMAWQAALLAGQRMVGDFLHNKDRLYAGLTLPEDELALYDALAARLPAQGQRVDLVIVLQASPALLRERIARRNAPGESSIDDAYLERLSDAYGELFHRYDEAPVMIVDTAHFSPVDNDADFRTLLSRIENMRGRKAFLNLAAP